The Ptychodera flava strain L36383 chromosome 7, AS_Pfla_20210202, whole genome shotgun sequence DNA window ttcaaaatggccaccgtccctgtgttaaccctatggGGAATATaatgttcgattttcacaaaaacaaattttatttacaccatgagcttcaaaattagccctGACGAATGCATTCCACCAGTTTTAGAGTCACTTCCAAATATCCGTcctcgaggcacattctactgtGAAGTGTCGTACTCGAGTATCGCTCAGGGCATACAATAGAGGACAGGTCTATTTTCAGGGACTATAGGTACAATGGGTAACTTGAGATACAGATGTCAGTCAGTAACACCGATTATAATTGCAGCTAACAAGAGGCATTTAACCAGTCTGCTTGAAAAAAAGTTCTATGTGTGTGATTCCATGAAATCTGTAACGATTTCGTCGGAAATGAACTCATTTGTAAAAGTACGGAGTCGAGTCGTACCGTGGCCGCTCTTACATAACACCAGTATTCAGACTGCGGAAAAATAGAAAGGGGAGACAATGCCCGATCACATGACTACCATGGAAACGTCAAATCAAGTGGGTACTGCTATTGTCATGATCGAGTAGTGACAATAGCTGTTCGTAAAGGCTTGGTAATGTTTTGTAAAGAAACTAtgtacatgttttgaaatgGATGTAGTTGAAGGCAGCAACACTGGGTTCTACGGCGAATCTTGTCAGCATATACATCATATGGAGTTGTTGGACGCACCATGATTTAACGGAAGATCAGTGCCGCCTTATAATAACCTGTTAGAAACAACGTGTCCTGTCGTGTATGCTTCATAAAGATTGACAGAGGCACAGATGACAGGGTGGTAAAAAAATCATGCAGACAACTGTCGGATTTTATAATATCCAATGTGCCGAATTCTGCAATAGTTTGATAACCAATGGTCAAGGGAGTAGGTCAACTTAATAGATTATATGAAAACCTAAAAAAACTGAATACGTTACCATGAAGACGGGAAAAAACGGGGAAATGTGTAAGTTTCTGGCGAATTGTATGCAAGCAATGAATAATTCCtaaatgttgctttctaatcTGTGTATTTTATGCCATTAATATACActgtctgtctgaagattgcaaaaTGCGTGAAACTAaattaacatatattattaATTGGTACTTGAtggtacttgaagtaatttgtatatataatatatatgtatatatatatatatatatatatatatatatatatatatatatatatatatatgatgatgACGAATAGTAGCATCTATTTGCCACATACGTTCTTACTATGGTACAAACATTACAATATGAACTAGTGCAATATGAGGATTTATAAGGACGACTACGACTATGATAATAATGTTAATagtaccaccaccaccaccattatgattatttatttatttatttatttatttatttatttatttttatttatttatccgtATTATTTGTGTTACTGATCGTTCGTTCATCCATGGTTCATCCACTAACTTTCCCGTGGACATTTTCAATGATTACTTCTAATCACGGTTACTCAAGTATGTTCTAATCGTAAATGTGCTTTTCTTGATCTGTTCACAGATGAATTGAAATGGACGGAAAACTAGCAATTTTCCTGGTTTTCCCTATTATCGTCACAGTAGCTTTTCAATCGGCCGTGGTCAACGCGGCGATTGAAGTCACAAGCTACACAGAAACAACAATAGCAGTGAACTGGACGATACCCAGTGACGTCGACTCTTCCAACATCACCAGTTACACTATCACCTATGACTCCAAGACAAGATCTGTGAGTGGTTCGACAACGTATCAAATAACAGGGTTGTCATCAGGAACTGCGTACACAGTCTGCTACGTCATCGTTTTGAATGACGGCTCCACAAACACACCGTCGGGCAACTGCGTCATCGTGTACACGACTTACGATCCCATGAACGGGTACGCTGTCGCCGCTATCGTCATCGCCTCGATTATCGTATTTGTTCTGATTTTGGCCAAGGCGTTGGAAATCATCTTGAATCCCGAAGAAAAGAAGGATAAAAAGGCAAAAGCTCTGCTTGAAGAGAAGAAAAGGGACCACAAAGTCCATCCCGATACCAAAGGATTTGACGACGCCAATAATATAGACTATGATATTACAGATATTTCGGTGAAGACTGAAGTGAAGTAACACGACCAAGAACTATCAGTATCTATATCATCATCTCTACAGCATCTGTTGCAAACACAGACTTCCACTGAACTTTGTATCGTCCTCGCGTCTATCAATCCAACGTTCCACCCTGGCTCTACCTTACCATAGCGTCAATAGTTTAGCGGCTTGAAAGATGGAACAGCCTATTCGACAACTTTTCATCATTCTTCATGAACAAGATCCCAGCATTCTTCAGGTATTTCAATTAATCATGGCGTTAGGACATGTCTATGTTCACGACATAAAGGCCgtaaattgaaaaaagtatCGGATGAAATGATTGCTAATCGCAAGTCTTTCCATCCTGAATTCTTCAAACGCTATACACACTTATCTTTGCCATCGAAGTTCTAAACAGATCAGAGCAAGAATTTTTTCTCCCCGGTAACTCTTTGCTAAGCGgccaaacatacatacatcagtgaTCGATAGCTATACAATTGCTTTTAAATGTGGCTGTTTGACGCTTTTTAATGATAAATCGCTTATATTTCGAATCCCGACGGTTTAAAACGAGCAAACATTTCGCCCTTACAATTAACTATAAGGGGTAGAAACGAGCAAACATTTCGCCCTTACAATTAACTATAAGGGGCAGTCGGTATATTCAAAGTCAACTTAGATCGGAGTCTGTGATTCTGCTTTTAGcctcaaccattgtaatttcccacgaggacatctgtatactatatatatatatatatatatatatatatatatatatatatatatatatatatatatatatatatatatatatatatatataaactttgactttgaaagaaCATCGATGATTTGTTCTGATGACAGCGGTAGGTTTTCTATTGATCCAAAATTGTACATTACTATTGTCTCTTTACAACTAAATTCTGACATCCGGACTCTGTTGTAGTATATTTCTTTGcccggtaaacttttgaagactgtTAGTGTAAATAAACTTTGTTAATAAAAGGAGATATAAAGTCATCATCGATTTCCGTAATTTTTGTCTCATCAGATCTTTTTTTGTTCTGCTGACATTATCTCGTCGCCAACTACTTACACACTGCATTCAACCTGCTTGAACAAAGCAAGTACttcctttcttttgttttgatgaagCCATTCTTGGAATGAACAAACATACACCGCCGAGTACGGAATATTATGTCCCGAAGAAGAAAATGCAGTCACACAGTAATCTAATTAAAATCTAACGTTGAGATAATAAAAACTGGCATAGGAGCAATTTGATATCGTCTCTTCAGTTTATAAACTAAAAAAAGAATCGGAAAACATTGGGTAATCAGAGAGCGATTTTATATGTCAGCATTATATTCTGAAAACAGATTACAGGATAACGTTTATCAAAACTTGGAATAATTCTTGTAGATGCGTGTCCTAGGTTAAAAAGCAGCATTATGATTTGCTGTGTGGCTGCATGCTGATTTCCAGTTAATTTTGTGCGCCACAGCGTAAAACGAAATAAACTTCACAATCCTACAACCACACGATCTTCCGTGTTGTCTGGCGTGAAATATCACAGTGATCGTGTAACGGTACCCCAATCGTTTGTCTTTCCTCATGAACAAGATCTCATCGTATTTCTATCAGAAAattgaaaggattaatccagtgTGCTTCCTGTCTTTTGAAACCGTGTTCATatatattgtaaaatgtgaattttattttgaaaaccaaaatgtgaGAGGTGATTCACAGATGCTCTTATAGGACATAAACTGCCTGATAAAATTGTACATAAACTAAAAACACCTATTTATCGATTTTCCTTCCTACTTATCCGATCTTCATCTACAActgaattattttgttttataactTTGTAAACCAAGCAAATAATATCCAAGCGAATAGAAAGACAGGTACGCATAAAGTATTTATTATACAGAAATATTGGTGGCACAATCTTGTTCAAAGAAACACAGCTTTACCCTTCCTCATGTCTCTGAAACAAGTTACGATATGAATATCATTACGTGAGCGATAGAAAGTAATGTTTCTCAATtactttaaagtttattttcaacttgaaagaaATAGGACAGCACGCTAGGCGTCTTCTCtatattttttcacaaacatcAATTCAATTCTTTATGTCTCGTTTGCTTGACTCTCTGTGCTCATAAAATCTTCTAGTTTCTACTTTAAGAATTTCACAAAGCGAATaaaaggtcttccatcatacttACAGGGCCAGAGACGCTCccttttgatgattgttttcacaatttatgttttaatgtcaaccataatttcttattctactccaaaaatcatgtgttgagatacacagtattcagcttgtcaactcagcctgtacatgtgtagactgtattgttattgttgagtgAAATCTGTCCCGGACTAGAATTCGAGTGTAAACaatacagtgcattttacacagaTGCTATGttaacaagctaaatagtaAATGTTTTGACATGATTTTAGCAGTGGAACAAAAAACTTGCATTTCACGTATAAAATAACAATAATGGAAAATCATCAAATATTAGAGTTACTGATTTCATAAAAT harbors:
- the LOC139137435 gene encoding leucine-rich repeat and fibronectin type III domain-containing protein 1-like, whose amino-acid sequence is MDGKLAIFLVFPIIVTVAFQSAVVNAAIEVTSYTETTIAVNWTIPSDVDSSNITSYTITYDSKTRSVSGSTTYQITGLSSGTAYTVCYVIVLNDGSTNTPSGNCVIVYTTYDPMNGYAVAAIVIASIIVFVLILAKALEIILNPEEKKDKKAKALLEEKKRDHKVHPDTKGFDDANNIDYDITDISVKTEVK